The following coding sequences lie in one Yoonia sp. G8-12 genomic window:
- a CDS encoding peptidylprolyl isomerase produces the protein MADIKDPENTIIMTLKGGDVIIELLPDVAPAHTARMKELARAGKYDNVCFHRVIDGFMAQTGDVANGNMEDGFNIGRAGTGGSDLPDLPAEFSKIPHARGSLGAARSANPNSANSQFFINFKDNDFLNGQYTVYGQVVSGMEHVDAIVKGEPPMNPDRMISVKVAADV, from the coding sequence ATGGCCGACATCAAAGACCCAGAAAACACGATCATCATGACACTCAAAGGCGGCGATGTGATTATCGAACTGCTGCCCGATGTGGCACCAGCCCACACCGCCCGCATGAAAGAACTGGCGCGCGCCGGCAAATACGACAACGTTTGTTTTCATCGGGTGATTGACGGCTTCATGGCGCAGACCGGCGATGTGGCCAACGGCAACATGGAAGATGGATTCAACATCGGCCGCGCTGGCACCGGCGGGTCCGATCTGCCCGATCTGCCTGCCGAGTTCTCCAAGATCCCCCATGCGCGCGGATCACTGGGGGCAGCACGCTCTGCCAACCCGAACTCGGCCAACAGCCAGTTCTTTATCAACTTCAAGGACAATGATTTCCTGAACGGCCAGTACACCGTTTACGGTCAGGTCGTATCCGGCATGGAGCACGTCGATGCCATCGTCAAAGGCGAGCCACCGATGAACCCCGATCGTATGATCAGCGTCAAGGTCGCTGCAGATGTATAA
- a CDS encoding protein adenylyltransferase SelO yields the protein MRIPFDNSYAKLPPQMYTAQLPTPVKSPQMIATNADLAAILGVDPADLDTPDAAQVFAGNHIPEGAAPLAQVYAGHQFGNWNPQLGDGRAVLLGEVIGTDGLRRDIQLKGSGPTPYSRSGDGRAWLGPVMREYLVSEAMHAMGVPTTRALAAVTTGEVVYREDRLPGAVIARVAQSHIRVGTFQFFASRGDMVALRALTDHVIARHYPDANGPADLLDLVIARYATLIARWMGLGFIHGVMNTDNVSIAGETIDYGPCAFMDGFHPDSVFSAIDQYGRYAYSNQPGIGAWNTAQFATALIPLMPDRDAAIEDFTAVVHRMPALYEAAWLQVFGAKLGITDPVEGDRALINDLLDLMAKDGADFTNTFANLNTPNARDQFINRDTFDAWAVRWQARKAQDAAAIMAQANPQIIPRNHRVEEVIQAGLSGDYAPFHALLAAVTAPYAPLTEATAKFARAPSKDEMVTRTFCGT from the coding sequence ATGCGGATACCTTTTGACAACTCTTACGCAAAGCTGCCGCCGCAGATGTACACGGCCCAATTGCCGACACCTGTGAAATCCCCGCAGATGATTGCGACCAATGCCGATCTGGCCGCGATCCTTGGCGTTGATCCCGCCGATTTGGACACACCGGACGCCGCACAGGTTTTCGCAGGCAATCACATCCCCGAAGGGGCCGCCCCGCTGGCCCAGGTCTATGCGGGCCATCAATTCGGCAACTGGAACCCGCAACTGGGCGACGGGCGCGCAGTGCTTTTGGGTGAAGTGATTGGGACAGACGGGCTACGCCGCGATATTCAGCTGAAAGGTTCGGGGCCAACGCCGTATTCACGCAGTGGCGACGGGCGCGCTTGGCTGGGGCCAGTGATGCGCGAATATCTTGTTTCCGAGGCGATGCACGCAATGGGCGTGCCGACAACGCGCGCGCTGGCCGCTGTGACCACCGGCGAAGTCGTTTACCGCGAAGACCGCCTGCCCGGTGCGGTCATCGCGCGTGTGGCCCAAAGCCATATCCGCGTGGGGACGTTTCAGTTCTTTGCCAGTCGCGGCGATATGGTCGCGCTCAGGGCGCTGACAGATCACGTGATTGCACGGCATTACCCGGATGCAAATGGTCCCGCCGACCTGCTTGATCTGGTGATTGCGCGTTATGCCACGCTGATCGCGAGATGGATGGGTCTTGGGTTCATTCACGGGGTGATGAATACCGATAACGTGTCCATCGCGGGCGAGACCATTGATTATGGCCCCTGCGCCTTTATGGACGGGTTCCACCCCGACAGCGTATTCAGCGCCATTGATCAATATGGGCGCTATGCCTATTCCAACCAGCCCGGGATCGGTGCTTGGAACACGGCGCAGTTTGCGACCGCCCTGATCCCGCTGATGCCAGACCGCGATGCCGCAATTGAGGATTTTACGGCTGTCGTGCACCGCATGCCTGCGCTGTATGAAGCGGCATGGCTACAGGTCTTTGGTGCAAAGCTGGGGATCACTGATCCTGTTGAGGGGGACCGCGCACTGATCAATGATCTGCTGGACCTGATGGCCAAGGACGGCGCTGATTTCACCAATACATTTGCCAATCTGAACACCCCCAATGCACGTGATCAATTCATCAACCGTGATACCTTTGATGCATGGGCCGTACGCTGGCAGGCGCGTAAAGCACAGGATGCGGCGGCGATCATGGCGCAGGCCAATCCGCAGATCATCCCGCGCAACCACCGTGTCGAAGAGGTGATCCAAGCGGGCCTCTCAGGCGACTATGCGCCGTTTCACGCGCTACTGGCCGCCGTGACCGCCCCCTATGCGCCACTGACCGAGGCCACAGCCAAGTTCGCGCGCGCACCCAGCAAGGACGAAATGGTTACACGGACGTTTTGCGGGACCTAG
- a CDS encoding DUF3179 domain-containing protein, with amino-acid sequence MRLIPTLAAFCTTASMAVASPEFWSFEWPNTDFETTTVESWVEIMSGGPPKDGIPAIDDPTFVTVAEKPDLTPREPVITLEIEGEVPRAYPIRYLTWHEIVNDVVGGIPVAVTFCPLCNSGITFDRRIADRTLSFGVSGKLRFSDMIMYDRETESWWQQAIGEAIVGDLTGTELVSLPSWMESWEAFSTRNPDGLVMEQPAFNRDYGANPYVQYDSSNRPFLYSGEMPPHDIPALARVVRVGDQAWPLTRLVEAESLSEVGVTLTWSQGQASALDTADIGAGKEVGNVRVRDAEGNDLPHDVMFAFAFHAFWPEGTWMIGN; translated from the coding sequence ATGCGCCTGATCCCCACACTCGCCGCGTTTTGCACGACCGCAAGCATGGCCGTGGCCAGCCCCGAGTTTTGGTCGTTCGAGTGGCCAAACACGGATTTTGAAACAACGACCGTTGAAAGCTGGGTCGAGATCATGTCGGGTGGCCCGCCCAAGGACGGTATCCCCGCCATTGACGACCCCACATTCGTCACCGTGGCGGAGAAACCGGACCTGACACCGCGCGAACCCGTGATCACGCTTGAAATCGAGGGCGAGGTGCCGCGCGCCTATCCGATCCGCTATCTGACGTGGCATGAGATCGTGAATGACGTGGTGGGCGGCATCCCCGTCGCTGTCACATTTTGCCCGTTATGCAATTCCGGCATCACCTTTGACCGGCGTATCGCAGACCGCACGCTCAGCTTTGGCGTATCCGGCAAGCTGCGGTTTTCGGATATGATCATGTACGACCGTGAAACCGAAAGCTGGTGGCAGCAGGCCATTGGCGAGGCGATTGTCGGTGATCTGACAGGCACAGAACTGGTCAGCCTGCCCAGCTGGATGGAAAGCTGGGAGGCGTTTTCTACCCGTAATCCGGATGGTCTGGTGATGGAACAGCCTGCATTCAACCGTGATTACGGGGCCAACCCTTATGTGCAATATGACAGCTCCAACCGCCCGTTCCTTTATTCCGGCGAGATGCCACCACACGACATTCCCGCACTGGCCCGCGTGGTGCGCGTGGGCGATCAGGCGTGGCCCCTGACCAGATTGGTAGAGGCGGAGAGCCTGAGCGAGGTAGGGGTGACATTGACATGGTCGCAAGGGCAGGCGTCGGCGTTGGACACTGCGGATATCGGCGCTGGCAAAGAGGTGGGCAACGTGCGTGTGCGCGACGCGGAAGGCAACGATTTGCCCCACGATGTGATGTTTGCTTTCGCGTTCCACGCTTTCTGGCCCGAGGGCACGTGGATGATTGGCAACTAG
- a CDS encoding phosphoglycerate kinase has translation MAWKTLDDMDFAGKRALVRVDINVPVEDGVVTDTTRIERIIPTVDDIQEKGGKVILMAHFGRPKGQVVPEMSLEHIAGAVADVLGLPVTFVNSDYGDAVAEMEGDEVLLLENLRFNPGEEKNDEGFAKRLASLGDIYVNDAFSAAHRAHASTEAIARLLPSCAGRLMAEELGALEKALGTPERPVVAVVGGAKVSTKLDLLGNLVSKVDHLVIGGGMANTFLAAQGIDVGKSLCEHDLADTARDILAKADAAGCEIILPRDIVVAREFKAGAENETLAPDACPADAMILDAGPATVVYICEVLEKAKTLVWNGPLGAFEIAPFDAATNAAAAKAAELSKAGNLISVAGGGDTVAALNQAGAADDFTYISTAGGAFLEWMEGKELPGVAALG, from the coding sequence ATGGCTTGGAAGACACTCGACGATATGGATTTTGCGGGCAAACGCGCCTTAGTGCGCGTGGATATCAACGTACCGGTCGAGGACGGCGTTGTCACTGACACCACCCGCATTGAACGGATCATCCCCACGGTTGATGATATTCAGGAAAAAGGCGGCAAGGTGATCCTGATGGCGCATTTCGGGCGTCCGAAAGGTCAGGTCGTGCCTGAAATGTCGCTGGAACATATCGCCGGTGCGGTGGCAGATGTTCTGGGCCTGCCAGTGACCTTTGTGAATTCCGACTATGGCGATGCCGTGGCCGAGATGGAGGGCGACGAGGTTTTGTTGTTGGAGAACCTGCGCTTTAACCCCGGTGAGGAAAAGAATGACGAAGGCTTTGCCAAGCGGTTGGCCAGCCTTGGCGACATCTATGTGAACGATGCGTTCTCTGCCGCGCACCGCGCCCATGCCAGCACCGAGGCGATTGCCCGCCTGCTGCCCTCATGCGCGGGCCGTTTGATGGCCGAAGAACTGGGCGCGCTGGAAAAAGCGTTGGGAACACCCGAACGCCCTGTGGTGGCTGTAGTTGGCGGCGCGAAAGTGTCCACCAAGCTGGACCTTTTGGGCAATCTTGTGAGCAAGGTCGATCATCTGGTGATTGGCGGTGGCATGGCCAATACCTTTCTTGCTGCGCAAGGCATTGATGTGGGCAAATCGCTTTGCGAACACGATCTGGCGGACACTGCGCGCGATATTCTGGCCAAGGCCGACGCAGCGGGATGCGAGATTATTCTGCCGCGCGACATTGTTGTGGCGCGCGAATTCAAGGCCGGTGCCGAAAACGAAACCCTTGCCCCCGATGCCTGCCCTGCGGATGCGATGATCCTTGATGCGGGGCCAGCGACGGTGGTCTATATCTGTGAGGTTTTGGAAAAAGCCAAAACGCTGGTCTGGAATGGCCCGTTGGGCGCGTTCGAGATTGCACCGTTTGATGCGGCCACCAATGCGGCGGCGGCGAAGGCGGCGGAACTTTCCAAGGCAGGCAATCTGATCTCGGTGGCCGGTGGCGGCGATACGGTTGCGGCGCTGAACCAAGCGGGCGCTGCGGATGATTTCACCTATATCTCGACCGCCGGCGGTGCGTTTCTGGAATGGATGGAAGGCAAGGAATTGCCGGGTGTGGCAGCACTTGGGTAG
- a CDS encoding nucleoside hydrolase yields MAPRKIIIDTDPGQDDAVAILLALASPEDIDVLGITAVAGNVPLPLTEKNARIVCELAGKPDTKVFAGCDAPMKRKLVTAEHVHGKTGLDGPQMADPTMPLQDQHAVDFIIETLRNEPSGTVTLCPIGPLTNIATAFERAPDIIPRVQEIVLMGGAYFEVGNITPTAEFNIYVDPEAAKIVFGAGAPLVLMPLDVTHKALTTHNRIDAFRSMHTKVGDMVAAWTDFFERFDMEKYGSEGAPLHDPCTIAYLIEPQLFEGRFINVEIETEAKLTLGMTVADWWRVTDRPANAMFMKDIDASGFYALLAARLARL; encoded by the coding sequence ATGGCACCGCGCAAGATCATCATCGACACAGACCCAGGACAGGACGACGCGGTCGCGATCCTGCTGGCGTTGGCCTCGCCCGAGGATATTGACGTTTTGGGGATCACTGCGGTGGCGGGCAACGTGCCTTTGCCCCTCACGGAAAAGAACGCGCGGATTGTGTGTGAACTGGCGGGCAAACCGGACACCAAGGTGTTTGCCGGTTGCGATGCCCCGATGAAGCGCAAACTGGTCACGGCCGAACATGTGCACGGCAAGACCGGATTGGACGGCCCGCAAATGGCCGACCCCACGATGCCCTTGCAGGACCAGCACGCAGTGGACTTTATTATCGAGACCCTGCGCAATGAACCGAGCGGTACCGTCACCCTTTGCCCCATCGGCCCGCTGACGAACATCGCCACCGCCTTTGAGCGCGCCCCCGATATCATCCCGCGCGTGCAGGAAATCGTGCTGATGGGGGGTGCCTATTTCGAGGTGGGCAACATCACCCCGACGGCCGAATTCAACATCTATGTCGATCCAGAGGCCGCAAAGATCGTCTTTGGCGCAGGTGCGCCTTTGGTCTTGATGCCGCTGGATGTGACGCATAAGGCGCTGACCACGCACAACCGGATTGATGCCTTCAGGTCGATGCATACCAAAGTGGGCGATATGGTCGCGGCATGGACCGATTTCTTTGAGCGGTTCGATATGGAGAAATACGGATCGGAAGGTGCCCCCCTGCACGACCCCTGCACCATTGCCTATCTGATTGAACCGCAGTTGTTTGAAGGCCGCTTTATCAACGTCGAGATTGAGACCGAGGCGAAGCTAACCCTTGGCATGACCGTCGCAGACTGGTGGCGCGTCACGGACCGGCCCGCCAATGCGATGTTTATGAAAGATATCGACGCCTCTGGTTTTTATGCGCTACTGGCTGCGCGTCTGGCGCGTCTGTAA
- a CDS encoding peptidylprolyl isomerase → MYKIAALFALLASPAVSAGLEIDLEGEANGTIVIDLFEDTAPLHVAQITAIAEAGSYDGVVFHRVIDGFMAQTGDVENGVMGMDLSRAGTGGSEFADIPAEFSDIPFERGVVGMANKGTPNSANSQFFIMFEPGYFLNGQYTVVGEVSEGMDLVDQIKRGTGANGAVIGQPDMMAAVRVTE, encoded by the coding sequence ATGTATAAGATCGCGGCTCTCTTTGCGTTGCTGGCATCGCCTGCCGTCAGCGCTGGTTTGGAAATTGATCTTGAGGGTGAGGCCAACGGCACCATCGTCATCGACCTTTTCGAAGACACAGCACCTTTGCATGTGGCCCAGATCACGGCGATTGCCGAAGCTGGCAGTTATGACGGGGTGGTGTTTCACCGCGTCATCGACGGCTTTATGGCCCAGACCGGTGATGTGGAAAACGGCGTGATGGGCATGGATCTGTCGCGCGCAGGCACCGGTGGTTCTGAATTCGCGGATATCCCTGCGGAATTCTCTGACATCCCGTTCGAGCGCGGTGTCGTGGGCATGGCGAATAAGGGTACACCAAACTCTGCCAACAGCCAGTTCTTCATCATGTTCGAGCCGGGCTATTTCCTGAACGGGCAATACACCGTTGTGGGCGAAGTCAGCGAAGGCATGGATCTGGTTGACCAGATCAAACGCGGCACAGGTGCCAATGGTGCCGTGATTGGCCAGCCCGACATGATGGCAGCGGTCCGCGTGACCGAGTAA
- a CDS encoding aromatic ring-hydroxylating oxygenase subunit alpha — protein sequence MQRPIETANGLPNAHYIDPALFEIEKHAVLCASWAGLAVASDVPTPGDAKPIEFLGMPLLLVRDRAGQVRVYQNICRHRGMILVDAPRKIEGAIRCPYHSWCYSTEGKLVSTPHVGGPGHNTHEAIDKSLLGLIEVRSHIWFDTVFINMSGNAAPFEEVHADLIARWSTFDQPMFHGGTDSTFTLAVKTNWKLAVENYCESYHLPWVHPGLNSYSRLEDHYNINEKGKFSGQGTLVYRQLTGEHGAVFPDFAGLDTQWTEGGEYLAVYPNVLLGVQRDHAFVIVLEPVTHEHTREHIHLYYAAPQTDDALRARNAAQWKVVFEEDIFVVEGMQKGRYAPGFDGGRFSPAMDGPTHCFHDWVAGKIAAHLAAP from the coding sequence GTGCAGCGCCCGATTGAAACTGCCAACGGGCTGCCAAACGCGCATTACATCGACCCTGCTTTGTTCGAGATCGAAAAACATGCTGTTCTTTGCGCCAGTTGGGCGGGGCTTGCCGTGGCATCTGATGTCCCCACGCCGGGCGATGCCAAACCGATTGAATTTCTGGGCATGCCTCTCTTGCTGGTCCGCGACCGCGCGGGTCAGGTCCGTGTGTACCAGAACATCTGCCGTCATCGCGGGATGATCCTTGTGGATGCGCCCCGCAAGATCGAAGGCGCGATCCGATGTCCTTATCATTCGTGGTGCTATTCGACCGAAGGCAAGCTGGTCTCGACCCCGCATGTGGGCGGCCCCGGTCATAATACGCATGAGGCGATCGACAAATCGCTGCTCGGCCTGATCGAGGTACGGAGCCATATCTGGTTTGACACCGTTTTCATCAACATGAGCGGCAATGCAGCCCCCTTTGAAGAGGTCCACGCCGATCTGATCGCCCGCTGGTCCACCTTTGATCAGCCGATGTTTCATGGCGGGACGGACAGTACCTTTACCTTAGCGGTCAAAACCAACTGGAAGCTGGCGGTCGAGAATTACTGTGAGAGCTATCACCTGCCATGGGTCCACCCCGGCCTGAACAGTTATTCGCGGCTGGAGGATCACTATAACATCAACGAGAAAGGCAAATTCTCGGGCCAAGGCACGCTTGTCTATCGTCAGTTGACGGGTGAGCATGGCGCGGTGTTTCCCGATTTTGCGGGGCTGGATACGCAATGGACCGAAGGCGGCGAATATCTGGCGGTCTATCCCAACGTCCTGTTGGGGGTGCAGCGCGACCATGCTTTCGTGATCGTGCTGGAACCTGTCACCCATGAACACACCCGCGAACATATCCACCTTTATTATGCCGCCCCCCAGACTGATGACGCCTTGCGCGCCCGAAATGCAGCGCAGTGGAAGGTGGTCTTCGAGGAAGACATTTTCGTCGTCGAAGGCATGCAAAAGGGCCGGTATGCACCCGGTTTCGACGGTGGCCGTTTCAGCCCTGCGATGGATGGCCCGACCCATTGTTTCCACGATTGGGTAGCGGGCAAGATCGCGGCGCATCTTGCTGCCCCATGA
- a CDS encoding DMT family transporter: MEKKSQIDLFGAVALTSFALLLAFNQVVIKVTNGGLQPVFFAGLRSLGAVVCIWLWLRWRGIPLRFEKGTRAAGFAVGCVFAFEFLCLFVALDLTAVSRASVIFYSMPVWLAIMAHFIMPNDKITPKKALGLGLALAGVAVAILTRDDGVGSFWGDLAALGAAVGWAVTAMIAKASSLSRVRPEIQLMWQVGVSAPLLLFAALFFGPFIRDIAPIHIAGLAFQIVVVVSAGFIFWLWLLSIYPASGVASFSFLSPVLAVALGWLLLGEQVGPNLIAALILVAIGILLVNRPSRSRKTSV, translated from the coding sequence ATGGAAAAGAAATCTCAGATTGATCTGTTTGGCGCGGTGGCGCTGACAAGTTTCGCGCTTTTGCTCGCCTTCAACCAGGTTGTGATCAAAGTCACCAACGGCGGCTTACAGCCTGTGTTTTTTGCTGGCTTGCGCTCATTGGGGGCGGTGGTCTGTATCTGGCTCTGGCTGCGCTGGCGCGGTATCCCTTTGCGCTTTGAAAAAGGCACGCGGGCGGCCGGGTTTGCCGTTGGCTGTGTGTTTGCGTTCGAGTTTCTTTGTCTTTTCGTCGCCCTTGATCTGACGGCTGTCAGCCGCGCCAGCGTGATCTTTTATTCCATGCCTGTCTGGCTTGCGATCATGGCGCATTTCATCATGCCCAATGATAAAATCACGCCCAAAAAGGCACTTGGTCTGGGGCTGGCGCTGGCTGGTGTGGCGGTTGCGATCCTGACGCGCGACGATGGCGTGGGCAGTTTCTGGGGCGATCTGGCGGCTTTGGGTGCGGCTGTTGGCTGGGCTGTCACGGCCATGATCGCCAAGGCCTCATCGCTGTCGCGGGTGCGCCCCGAAATTCAGCTGATGTGGCAGGTGGGTGTCTCGGCGCCGCTTTTGCTATTCGCAGCCCTTTTCTTTGGCCCTTTCATCCGCGACATCGCCCCGATCCATATCGCAGGGCTTGCGTTTCAGATCGTCGTGGTTGTCAGCGCGGGTTTTATTTTCTGGCTCTGGCTTTTGTCGATCTATCCCGCATCGGGTGTGGCATCATTCAGCTTTTTGTCACCGGTATTGGCGGTGGCGCTTGGCTGGCTGTTGTTGGGCGAACAGGTGGGGCCGAACCTGATTGCGGCCCTGATCCTTGTTGCGATCGGGATTTTGCTTGTGAACCGGCCCTCTAGGTCCCGCAAAACGTCCGTGTAA
- a CDS encoding acetolactate synthase 3 large subunit — MTKTMTGAKMVVQALIDQGVDTVFGYPGGAVLPIYDEIFQQNSIKHVLVRHEQGAVHAAEGYARSTGKPGVALVTSGPGATNAVTGLTDALMDSIPIIVLTGQVPTFMIGSDAFQECDTVGITRPCTKHNWLVKETDKLSAIMHEAFHIATSGRPGPVVIDIPKDVQFATGKYTEARQVETHYNPQVKGDMDMITELAEAMEKAKRPVFYTGGGVINSGPAASQLLRELVAETGFPITSTLMGLGCYPASGDNWLGMLGMHGLYEANMAMHDCDLMINIGARFDDRITGRLDAFSPGSTKAHIDIDASSINKVIKVDIPILGDVAHVLEDLLNVWKARGRKTNKEAVGKWWGKINEWRAVDCLKFTQKGKVIKPQYALSRLQELTKSHDRYICTEVGQHQMWAAQYLDFEDPNRWMTSGGLGTMGYGFPASIGVQMGNPDALVINVAGEASWLMNMQELGTAMQYKLPVKQFILNNERLGMVRQWQELLHGERYSSSWSESLPDFVKLAEAFGAKGIICSDPDDLDDAIMEMLNHDGPVLFDCLVEKHENCFPMIPSGKPHNEMLLGEGADTANAIKSDGAVMV; from the coding sequence ATGACAAAAACCATGACGGGCGCAAAAATGGTTGTTCAGGCACTGATTGATCAGGGCGTGGACACAGTCTTTGGATACCCCGGTGGTGCCGTCCTACCGATCTATGACGAGATTTTTCAGCAAAACAGCATCAAACACGTGCTGGTCCGCCATGAACAAGGGGCGGTCCACGCCGCCGAAGGCTATGCGCGCTCAACCGGCAAACCCGGTGTTGCTTTGGTCACATCCGGCCCCGGTGCTACGAACGCGGTGACGGGCCTGACCGACGCCTTGATGGACAGCATCCCGATCATCGTGCTGACAGGTCAGGTACCGACCTTCATGATCGGTTCGGATGCGTTTCAGGAATGTGACACCGTCGGCATCACCCGCCCCTGCACCAAACATAACTGGCTGGTCAAAGAGACCGACAAACTGTCGGCGATCATGCATGAGGCGTTCCATATCGCCACATCCGGCCGCCCCGGCCCTGTTGTGATCGACATCCCCAAGGATGTGCAGTTCGCCACCGGCAAATACACCGAGGCACGGCAGGTCGAGACGCATTACAACCCGCAGGTCAAAGGTGACATGGACATGATCACCGAACTGGCCGAGGCGATGGAAAAGGCCAAACGCCCTGTGTTCTATACCGGCGGTGGCGTCATCAACTCGGGCCCTGCGGCATCGCAATTGCTGCGCGAACTGGTGGCCGAGACAGGTTTTCCGATCACGTCTACGCTGATGGGGTTGGGCTGTTATCCGGCATCCGGTGACAACTGGCTGGGGATGCTGGGCATGCACGGGCTCTATGAGGCCAACATGGCGATGCACGACTGCGATCTGATGATCAACATCGGCGCGCGTTTTGACGACCGGATCACCGGACGGCTTGATGCCTTTAGCCCCGGATCAACCAAGGCGCACATCGATATTGATGCGTCGTCCATCAACAAGGTGATCAAGGTCGATATCCCGATTCTGGGCGATGTGGCCCATGTTCTGGAAGACCTGCTGAACGTCTGGAAAGCCCGCGGTCGCAAGACCAACAAAGAGGCGGTCGGCAAATGGTGGGGCAAGATCAATGAATGGCGCGCGGTCGATTGCCTGAAGTTCACGCAAAAGGGCAAGGTCATCAAACCGCAATACGCGCTGTCGCGTCTGCAAGAACTGACCAAGAGCCACGACCGTTATATCTGTACCGAAGTGGGCCAGCACCAGATGTGGGCGGCGCAATACTTGGACTTTGAAGATCCCAACCGCTGGATGACATCAGGTGGTCTGGGCACGATGGGCTACGGCTTTCCCGCCTCTATCGGCGTGCAAATGGGCAACCCTGATGCGCTGGTCATCAACGTGGCCGGTGAGGCGTCTTGGCTGATGAACATGCAGGAACTGGGTACCGCGATGCAGTACAAACTGCCGGTCAAACAGTTCATCTTGAACAACGAACGGTTGGGCATGGTGCGCCAGTGGCAAGAACTGCTGCATGGTGAGCGGTATTCGTCCAGCTGGTCGGAATCGCTGCCTGATTTCGTGAAACTGGCCGAGGCGTTTGGCGCCAAGGGCATCATCTGTTCCGACCCTGATGATCTGGACGATGCGATCATGGAAATGCTGAACCACGACGGGCCGGTTCTGTTCGATTGTCTGGTGGAAAAGCACGAAAACTGCTTCCCGATGATCCCGTCAGGCAAGCCGCATAACGAGATGCTGCTGGGCGAAGGCGCGGATACAGCGAATGCGATCAAGTCAGATGGGGCGGTGATGGTGTGA
- the ilvN gene encoding acetolactate synthase small subunit has protein sequence MSPLKIKKGATSHSAYDLRPTFSDKEERHTLAVLVENEPGVLSRVIGLFAGRGYNIDSLTVAEVDHLGHRSRITIVTTGTPQTIVQIKAQLGRFVDVHKVNDLTVEGPSVERELALFKVSGTGNDRIEAIRLADIFRASVVDSTLESFVFEITGTPEKIDAFAELMRPLGLTEIARTGIAALSRGAVA, from the coding sequence ATGTCACCGCTCAAAATCAAAAAAGGCGCGACCAGCCACTCCGCCTATGACCTCCGCCCCACGTTTTCCGACAAGGAAGAGCGTCACACGCTGGCGGTTCTCGTCGAAAACGAACCGGGTGTTCTCAGCCGCGTGATCGGGCTTTTCGCCGGACGCGGATACAACATCGACAGCCTGACCGTGGCCGAGGTCGACCATCTGGGCCACCGCTCGCGCATCACGATTGTCACCACCGGCACCCCGCAGACCATCGTTCAGATCAAGGCGCAGCTGGGCCGGTTTGTGGATGTGCACAAGGTGAATGACCTGACCGTCGAAGGCCCGTCGGTGGAACGCGAACTGGCGCTGTTCAAGGTGTCGGGCACCGGAAACGACCGGATTGAGGCCATCCGTCTGGCCGATATTTTCAGAGCAAGTGTGGTCGATAGCACGTTGGAATCGTTCGTTTTCGAGATCACGGGCACGCCCGAAAAAATCGATGCCTTCGCAGAACTGATGCGGCCATTGGGGCTGACCGAGATCGCGCGTACAGGGATCGCTGCATTGTCGCGCGGGGCGGTCGCCTGA